The following are from one region of the Marinomonas sp. CT5 genome:
- a CDS encoding EAL domain-containing protein — MRETMMLKINDDVDLLSAILSMQSKGEIQAEDSLTMALHQDLDHLIQTIRQHLGMDTAFLSRFHHGYREMLHVDNSVGSTIALHQGHKDKNEETYCRLIADKKLPSIIPDTSKNKLTKDLAVTKALNIGSYIGVPIYLSDDSIYGTLCCFSERADKSLSNKDLSLLTLFAKFAARNIEKELIVSKVQQMARDDLFDIINKKRLNIVLQPIYDLKKKSVQGFECLSRFQTEPYRSPDYWFNKANVSGIGEVLELFAIEEALNLLPDIPEQYYITLNISPKHLTLPYLQAMLDKAPLHRIVLEVTERECIPDYKAFRNAIRPFRKRGMRLAVDDAGAGFASFQHILELQADIIKLDRSLISNINSDHRKRALVAALIGFAKETKSNVLGEGVETLEELEALQELGAQTIQGYFFCHPLPIDDVLTFCSSRA; from the coding sequence ATGCGCGAGACAATGATGCTGAAAATTAACGATGATGTTGACTTGTTGTCTGCTATTTTAAGCATGCAGAGCAAGGGCGAAATTCAGGCTGAAGACTCTTTGACTATGGCTCTGCACCAGGACTTAGATCATTTGATTCAAACCATTCGTCAGCATTTGGGAATGGATACAGCTTTTTTATCTCGTTTTCATCATGGTTATCGTGAAATGCTTCATGTTGATAATAGTGTTGGCAGTACCATTGCTCTTCATCAAGGTCATAAAGATAAAAATGAAGAAACCTATTGCCGGCTGATCGCGGATAAAAAGCTGCCAAGCATCATTCCAGATACCTCAAAAAATAAACTAACAAAAGACTTAGCCGTCACCAAAGCGTTGAATATTGGTAGTTACATCGGCGTACCAATTTATCTATCCGACGATTCCATTTACGGCACTTTATGCTGTTTTAGCGAGCGAGCAGATAAATCTTTATCAAATAAAGATTTATCGCTTTTAACCCTGTTCGCAAAATTTGCAGCGCGTAATATTGAAAAAGAACTTATTGTTTCAAAAGTGCAGCAAATGGCCCGAGATGATCTCTTCGATATTATCAATAAAAAACGGCTTAATATTGTTCTCCAGCCCATTTATGATTTGAAAAAGAAGAGTGTTCAAGGCTTTGAGTGTTTATCGCGCTTTCAAACCGAACCATACCGTTCCCCTGATTATTGGTTCAATAAAGCCAATGTGTCTGGTATTGGTGAAGTGCTTGAGTTGTTTGCCATTGAGGAGGCGCTTAATTTGTTGCCTGATATTCCAGAGCAATATTATATAACCCTAAATATTTCCCCTAAGCATCTTACCTTGCCTTATCTGCAAGCCATGTTAGATAAAGCACCTTTGCATAGAATTGTTTTGGAGGTGACTGAGCGAGAATGTATTCCAGACTACAAAGCATTTCGTAACGCGATTCGGCCATTTCGAAAACGAGGCATGCGACTTGCTGTCGATGATGCAGGAGCTGGTTTTGCAAGTTTTCAGCACATACTGGAGCTGCAAGCAGACATCATCAAATTAGATAGAAGTTTAATTTCTAATATCAATTCAGATCACAGAAAAAGAGCTTTGGTTGCCGCTTTAATCGGCTTTGCAAAAGAAACCAAAAGCAACGTTCTCGGTGAAGGTGTGGAGACCTTGGAAGAGCTGGAAGCACTACAAGAGTTAGGGGCTCAAACAATTCAAGGATACTTTTTTTGCCATCCGCTGCCAATTGATGACGTGTTAACTTTTTGCTCTAGTCGAGCTTAG
- the ugpC gene encoding sn-glycerol-3-phosphate ABC transporter ATP-binding protein UgpC codes for MADLQLKSIEKNYGSTRVIKGIDIDIKDGEFVVFVGPSGCGKSTLLRMIAGLEDISGGELTIDGNVVNELQPKDRGIAMVFQSYAIFPHMTVRENVGFGLTVSGVPKEEKIQRVTEAAQILQMEHLLDRRPSQLSGGQRQRVAIGRAIVRNPKVFLFDEPLSNLDAALRMDMRMEISKLHKKLDATMIYVTHDQVEAMTLADKIVVLKDGEVQQIGSPMELFHKPANRFVAGFLGSPSMNFVKVKVVAHDNDGITVSSDVIDEVVLPRHNSDVAIGNTLELGIRPQYLEPHHGEVKGSMHGRVSLSERLGTETVLDITLADGNKVIASINEDKVFEIDEEISLSFDIEKVHIF; via the coding sequence ATGGCGGATTTACAGCTAAAATCCATTGAAAAAAACTACGGCTCAACTCGTGTTATTAAGGGCATCGATATCGATATCAAAGACGGCGAGTTCGTTGTTTTTGTTGGCCCTTCGGGTTGTGGTAAATCCACTCTTTTACGTATGATAGCAGGGCTTGAAGATATTTCTGGTGGAGAGTTAACCATAGACGGAAATGTCGTCAATGAGTTACAACCAAAGGACAGAGGGATCGCCATGGTTTTCCAATCTTATGCCATTTTCCCTCATATGACGGTACGAGAGAACGTTGGCTTTGGATTAACCGTATCAGGCGTTCCCAAGGAGGAAAAAATACAACGGGTAACCGAAGCAGCACAAATACTACAAATGGAACATTTGCTGGATCGTCGCCCTAGCCAACTGTCTGGAGGTCAAAGACAACGTGTTGCAATAGGTCGCGCCATTGTTCGTAATCCTAAAGTGTTTTTATTTGATGAACCACTCTCAAATTTAGACGCCGCCTTGCGGATGGATATGAGAATGGAGATTTCAAAGTTGCATAAAAAACTCGATGCCACCATGATTTATGTGACTCACGACCAAGTTGAAGCGATGACTTTAGCGGACAAAATCGTCGTGCTCAAAGATGGAGAAGTGCAACAAATTGGCTCACCAATGGAGCTTTTCCATAAGCCAGCAAATCGCTTTGTCGCGGGGTTTCTTGGCTCTCCATCAATGAACTTTGTGAAAGTAAAAGTGGTGGCTCATGATAACGACGGCATCACCGTCAGTTCAGACGTTATAGATGAGGTGGTCTTACCTAGACACAATAGTGATGTTGCCATTGGAAACACTCTTGAGCTAGGGATTCGTCCTCAGTATTTAGAGCCTCATCACGGTGAAGTAAAAGGTTCAATGCATGGCCGTGTGTCATTATCAGAACGTCTTGGTACCGAAACCGTGCTAGACATTACATTAGCTGATGGAAATAAAGTAATTGCGTCTATTAATGAAGATAAAGTCTTTGAAATCGACGAAGAAATAAGCCTGTCTTTTGATATCGAAAAGGTTCATATATTCTAA
- a CDS encoding levansucrase: MTIALERKWIWDSWYHKEGDVWHGYFLQADKSLVDPELRHLNVTQAHATSKDLIHWKHLGTCFEPSSSTAWDDSTTWTGSVVKDDNGLYHLFYTGTCLAEQSLYQRVGHAVSDDLHNWKRVGSGLCLDLVGDNAQYYEQQHQVGHWHDRAMRDPWVMKNPNGKGWLMYFTARAPGIEEPNAGGAIGFATSDDLYHWELQKPVFVGGFGQLEVPQVFELAGRWYCLFCTSSFHWSEAYVKAHPGSPVTGNHYLVSDNPEGPWNLPDGEFLDGNNPCYRYAARILQTDKGPVIIGFHDQGPNGFVGEILDPVAVHVSDEGLLSTDDNNKKGQ; the protein is encoded by the coding sequence ATGACAATAGCATTAGAAAGAAAATGGATATGGGACAGTTGGTATCACAAAGAAGGTGATGTTTGGCATGGCTATTTTTTACAAGCAGACAAGTCGCTTGTCGATCCAGAGCTGCGCCATTTAAATGTCACTCAGGCCCATGCAACATCAAAAGATTTGATCCATTGGAAACATTTAGGCACCTGCTTCGAACCTTCGTCCTCAACAGCTTGGGACGATTCTACAACATGGACAGGTAGTGTGGTGAAAGATGATAATGGTTTGTACCACCTCTTTTATACTGGTACCTGTTTAGCTGAGCAAAGCTTATACCAGCGTGTAGGTCATGCAGTCAGTGATGATCTACACAATTGGAAACGTGTAGGAAGTGGCTTGTGCTTAGACCTTGTCGGAGACAATGCCCAGTACTATGAGCAGCAACATCAAGTAGGTCATTGGCATGATCGAGCCATGCGTGATCCTTGGGTGATGAAAAATCCGAATGGTAAAGGCTGGTTAATGTATTTTACTGCTCGTGCGCCTGGTATTGAAGAGCCCAATGCTGGCGGTGCCATTGGCTTTGCAACCTCCGACGATTTATATCACTGGGAGCTTCAAAAGCCCGTTTTTGTTGGCGGCTTCGGTCAATTAGAAGTCCCACAAGTGTTTGAACTTGCTGGTCGTTGGTACTGTTTATTCTGCACATCGTCTTTCCATTGGTCTGAGGCTTACGTAAAAGCTCATCCAGGCAGCCCTGTCACAGGCAATCACTACTTAGTTTCGGACAACCCTGAAGGGCCATGGAACCTTCCGGACGGTGAATTTCTAGACGGCAATAATCCATGTTACCGATATGCAGCACGAATCCTACAAACAGATAAAGGCCCCGTGATCATAGGTTTTCATGATCAAGGACCAAATGGTTTTGTTGGTGAAATTTTAGATCCCGTCGCAGTACATGTGAGTGATGAAGGATTGTTAAGTACAGACGATAACAATAAAAAAGGACAGTAG
- a CDS encoding carbohydrate ABC transporter permease, translated as MFRLDMDNPTLRLIVRYMVLTLIALIFVIPIVFMMMSSLKPDQQLLADTSSIRAFLPIGDISFDNYKAAFERAPIGIFMMNSLFVTGTTVILSLLVCSMAGFSFVFLNWRGKNIAFSIILATLIVPFETIAIPMLLMVSKLPWLGLDGFSWGWLNSYQVQIIPFIADGLTIFLFAQYFKDLPKELIEASRIEGCSWWQVYWRVVMPLSGPIIATAAILKFLAMYNQYLWPIMVTQQEQYRPVLVGLQYFFQLNTAWGEVMAYLTIITVPVLAFYVALQRAFIASIASTGVKG; from the coding sequence ATGTTTCGACTAGATATGGACAACCCGACGTTGCGGTTAATCGTGCGTTATATGGTACTGACTCTCATCGCACTCATTTTTGTCATTCCGATTGTTTTTATGATGATGTCATCGCTAAAACCTGATCAACAGTTGTTAGCAGATACCTCCTCTATACGAGCGTTCCTTCCTATTGGAGACATTAGTTTTGATAACTATAAAGCTGCCTTTGAACGCGCTCCTATTGGCATATTTATGATGAATTCACTGTTTGTCACTGGCACGACTGTCATACTTAGTCTGCTCGTTTGTTCGATGGCAGGGTTTTCCTTTGTATTTCTCAACTGGCGAGGAAAAAACATCGCCTTTTCAATTATTTTAGCGACTCTAATTGTGCCTTTTGAAACCATTGCCATTCCAATGTTGTTGATGGTTTCAAAGCTGCCTTGGCTTGGATTAGATGGTTTTAGTTGGGGTTGGTTAAACAGCTATCAAGTTCAGATCATTCCATTCATCGCTGATGGACTAACCATTTTTTTATTCGCTCAGTATTTCAAAGATTTGCCAAAAGAGCTTATTGAAGCATCACGAATAGAAGGTTGCAGTTGGTGGCAAGTGTACTGGAGAGTCGTGATGCCTTTATCCGGTCCGATCATAGCGACCGCTGCCATTCTAAAATTCTTAGCCATGTATAACCAGTATTTGTGGCCAATCATGGTGACTCAGCAAGAACAATATCGCCCAGTATTAGTTGGTTTACAGTACTTTTTTCAATTGAACACGGCATGGGGAGAAGTCATGGCTTATTTAACCATCATCACTGTGCCTGTATTAGCATTTTACGTCGCTTTACAGCGTGCATTTATCGCTTCCATCGCATCGACTGGGGTCAAAGGATAA
- a CDS encoding sugar ABC transporter permease, with translation MKKNSVLAQHNKAGWIFATPGFSLMVLFIVVPFILAIVFSMTNQRLMSPNKAEYVGFENYANMLDLGVLVVGPKVDANGSVLLDKNGEVQYPKLRKFTRNNPDYPNVQGMKEWFSFTWGDKKVAIMASDLVFLKALINTFTFVLFVAPLQGALALVLALLINQPLRGIHIFRSIYFMPVVVSIVVVSLLWRFIYDGQNGLLNNALSTITFGYFEPVDWLGNPDTALGSIMAMSIWQAVGFHMIIWLSGLQTISPTLYEAAKIEGASSWQTFRFITWPGLRNTAVLVLIVITMQAFSLFAQIDVMTNGGPLDSTQTIVYQTVERGYGKQDISGGSAMSVVLFLIVLSISLFQRYLTREKN, from the coding sequence ATGAAAAAAAACTCCGTATTAGCGCAGCACAACAAAGCCGGGTGGATATTTGCCACGCCTGGTTTTAGCTTAATGGTGCTCTTTATTGTTGTTCCGTTCATTTTAGCAATTGTTTTTTCTATGACAAATCAACGATTGATGTCTCCTAACAAAGCTGAGTACGTTGGCTTTGAAAATTATGCCAACATGCTAGATCTTGGTGTTTTGGTCGTGGGTCCCAAGGTAGATGCCAATGGTTCAGTATTATTAGATAAAAATGGTGAAGTTCAATATCCAAAACTTAGAAAATTCACCCGCAATAACCCAGATTACCCAAATGTACAGGGAATGAAAGAATGGTTTTCGTTTACTTGGGGAGATAAAAAAGTTGCCATCATGGCGAGTGATTTAGTGTTTCTGAAAGCACTCATTAACACTTTCACTTTTGTCCTATTTGTTGCCCCTTTGCAGGGCGCTTTGGCGCTTGTTTTGGCACTACTGATCAACCAACCACTTCGTGGCATTCATATTTTTAGATCCATTTATTTTATGCCTGTGGTCGTATCGATTGTTGTCGTTTCATTACTCTGGCGTTTCATTTATGACGGACAAAATGGCTTATTAAATAATGCGCTTAGCACTATTACTTTTGGCTATTTTGAACCTGTGGATTGGCTAGGAAATCCAGATACAGCACTAGGTTCCATCATGGCGATGTCGATTTGGCAAGCAGTAGGGTTCCATATGATTATTTGGCTATCTGGCTTACAAACCATATCTCCAACACTATACGAGGCAGCCAAAATTGAAGGGGCCTCATCTTGGCAGACTTTTCGATTTATAACATGGCCAGGGTTACGCAACACTGCCGTATTGGTATTAATCGTTATTACTATGCAAGCTTTCTCATTGTTTGCTCAGATTGATGTAATGACGAACGGAGGACCATTAGACAGTACACAAACCATTGTTTATCAAACTGTCGAACGCGGTTATGGCAAACAAGACATTTCTGGTGGCTCGGCCATGTCTGTGGTGCTGTTCTTGATTGTTTTAAGCATTTCACTATTTCAACGTTATTTAACGCGGGAGAAGAATTGA
- a CDS encoding extracellular solute-binding protein, with product MKITKKLALTMLSASALGSTFVSTSAVATTNLSMWYHGAGNVVEARIINQIVNDFNNSQSDWNVVLESFPQGSYNDSVIAAALANNLPDILDVDGPVMPNWAWAGYLQPLKIDKTKIADFLPGVKGYWNDKLYSVGLWDAAVALITRRSILNDIEIRVPTIDSPWSQQEFNNVLVKLKATGKYDYPLDLGLAWKGEWFPYAFSPFLQSFGGDLIDRSNYKTAEGKLNGEDAIAFGEWWQELFSKGYSPGNSQDPADRDNGLIEGKYAMQWNGNWAALNIINKFGDDVLLLPAPDFGHGSKIGAASWQLGVSSTSAHPQGASEFIEFALQDKYLAAFSDGIGVIPPTKSAAELTKNYKKGGPMAVFYDLSKAQAMVRPVTPGYIVEAKVFEKALADIADGADVEDTLDSAVDEIDADIQRNSDYSH from the coding sequence ATGAAAATAACAAAAAAATTGGCTTTAACCATGTTATCTGCAAGTGCTTTAGGGAGCACCTTTGTCTCGACTTCCGCTGTTGCAACAACAAACCTTTCCATGTGGTATCACGGCGCAGGAAATGTTGTTGAAGCAAGAATAATCAATCAGATTGTTAATGACTTTAATAACAGCCAAAGCGATTGGAATGTTGTGCTGGAATCCTTTCCACAGGGATCATATAACGACTCGGTTATTGCCGCAGCATTAGCAAATAACTTACCTGATATTTTAGATGTTGATGGCCCAGTCATGCCGAACTGGGCCTGGGCTGGGTATTTACAACCTTTAAAAATCGATAAAACCAAGATCGCCGATTTTTTACCTGGTGTAAAAGGCTACTGGAACGACAAACTATATTCTGTGGGGTTGTGGGACGCGGCGGTGGCGTTAATAACTCGTCGATCGATCTTAAATGATATCGAGATTAGAGTACCTACCATTGATTCACCTTGGTCTCAACAAGAATTCAATAACGTCTTGGTAAAATTAAAAGCAACTGGCAAATACGATTATCCATTGGATCTAGGCCTTGCTTGGAAAGGAGAGTGGTTCCCATATGCCTTTAGTCCTTTCTTACAAAGCTTTGGTGGCGATCTGATTGACCGCTCAAACTATAAAACAGCCGAAGGAAAACTAAATGGTGAAGACGCTATTGCTTTTGGGGAATGGTGGCAGGAACTATTTAGTAAAGGCTATTCTCCCGGAAACTCTCAAGATCCAGCAGATCGTGATAATGGACTAATAGAAGGTAAATATGCAATGCAGTGGAATGGTAATTGGGCTGCATTAAATATTATCAATAAATTTGGTGATGATGTTTTGTTATTGCCCGCTCCAGACTTTGGTCACGGCTCAAAAATTGGCGCTGCAAGTTGGCAATTGGGCGTTTCTTCCACCTCTGCGCACCCTCAGGGTGCTTCAGAGTTTATTGAGTTTGCTCTCCAAGATAAGTATTTAGCCGCGTTTTCTGACGGTATCGGCGTTATTCCACCAACAAAATCGGCTGCTGAATTGACTAAGAACTATAAAAAAGGTGGACCCATGGCCGTTTTTTATGACTTATCCAAAGCTCAAGCTATGGTTCGGCCTGTTACTCCAGGCTATATCGTAGAGGCAAAAGTATTTGAAAAAGCCTTAGCAGATATCGCCGATGGCGCGGACGTAGAAGACACCCTTGATAGCGCTGTTGATGAAATAGATGCAGACATTCAAAGAAATAGTGATTACAGCCATTAA
- a CDS encoding LacI family DNA-binding transcriptional regulator, with the protein MATIYDVAKAAGVSPKTVSRVLNNDVPVGEKTRKKVEAAIAALGYVPSTAARSMRSNKSGLIGLVTGAISHFSDTSNAPTGLPDLFIVQGIQKVMQASGKTLLIADTGDSAASVSHLIRTFQEHRVEGLIYVANYHKQIDLPIASKSIHTVLANCFDTNRTTSVVPNDQMGQKSLVDKIIKEGHSRIAYLTLDPSMIATHQRLEGYQQSLQESGIAYDPELVLCADKLDLLDNEKLIIDAIDHLFSLVSPPTAICCGNDKMALKLYGILRVKGIRIPEQVSIAGYDNYLAITEGLYPALTTVHLPYQEIGQEAARQLLKLIDGKGQKEADSEITIIDSPVIWRQSILKI; encoded by the coding sequence ATGGCGACCATTTACGATGTTGCAAAAGCCGCTGGAGTCTCTCCAAAGACAGTTTCTCGAGTGTTAAATAATGATGTTCCTGTCGGAGAAAAGACCCGTAAAAAGGTAGAAGCTGCCATTGCCGCTCTTGGCTATGTTCCAAGTACTGCGGCGAGGTCTATGCGATCAAATAAATCAGGGCTTATCGGATTGGTCACAGGCGCTATTTCTCATTTTTCTGACACATCTAATGCGCCCACTGGTTTGCCTGATTTATTTATTGTTCAGGGTATTCAAAAAGTAATGCAAGCCTCTGGTAAAACTTTATTAATAGCCGATACGGGAGATTCTGCAGCGTCAGTGTCTCATTTAATTCGGACATTTCAAGAGCATCGTGTTGAAGGGCTTATTTATGTGGCGAATTATCATAAACAAATAGATTTACCTATCGCCAGTAAAAGTATCCACACTGTACTAGCAAACTGTTTTGATACTAATCGCACAACATCTGTGGTTCCAAATGACCAAATGGGTCAAAAATCTTTAGTGGATAAGATCATAAAAGAAGGGCACTCCAGAATTGCCTACTTGACCTTAGACCCTTCTATGATCGCAACACATCAGCGCCTTGAGGGATACCAACAATCCTTACAGGAAAGCGGTATTGCGTACGACCCAGAATTAGTTCTATGCGCTGATAAATTGGATCTCCTAGACAACGAAAAATTGATCATCGACGCGATTGATCACTTATTTTCACTTGTATCACCGCCTACCGCTATTTGCTGTGGTAACGACAAAATGGCACTCAAGTTGTATGGCATTTTAAGAGTCAAAGGTATCCGTATACCTGAACAAGTGTCCATTGCTGGTTATGATAACTACCTTGCCATTACCGAAGGTCTGTATCCTGCTTTAACCACAGTACATTTGCCTTACCAAGAAATTGGACAAGAAGCAGCACGGCAACTACTCAAGTTAATTGATGGCAAAGGCCAAAAAGAAGCAGACTCAGAAATTACCATCATTGATAGCCCTGTAATTTGGCGGCAGTCAATACTTAAGATTTAA
- a CDS encoding zinc-dependent alcohol dehydrogenase family protein — translation MKAVVYESFSATPKIMNVDDPTPENHGVVIKVEATGVCRSDWHGWMGHDPDIVLPHVPGHEFAGVIAAVGKDVRGFKVGDRVTVPFVSGCGSCPECHGGNHQVCGNQTQPGFTHWGSFAEYVSIHHADVNLVALPENIDFTTAASLGCRFVTSFRAVVDQGKVSAGQWVAVHGCGGVGLSAIMIANSIGANVIAIDVTDDKLALAKALGAYATINATKVADVAEAIKEISHGGAHVSLDALGHPTTCINSIKSLKKLGKHVQVGLLLAEQATPPIPMNLVIAHELEIIGSHGMQAFRYDAMLAMIKSGKLSLEKLLGRTISLEESIAALTNMDKANPPGVTVVTSF, via the coding sequence ATGAAAGCCGTTGTCTACGAGAGTTTTTCAGCCACACCCAAAATTATGAATGTCGACGATCCAACGCCAGAGAATCATGGTGTGGTCATCAAAGTAGAAGCTACTGGCGTTTGCCGGAGCGATTGGCATGGCTGGATGGGGCACGACCCAGACATTGTCTTACCTCACGTTCCGGGTCATGAGTTTGCCGGTGTAATTGCAGCGGTTGGCAAAGACGTACGAGGTTTCAAAGTAGGCGATAGAGTCACCGTCCCCTTTGTGAGCGGTTGCGGTTCTTGCCCTGAATGTCACGGAGGGAATCATCAAGTCTGCGGCAATCAAACTCAACCGGGCTTCACCCATTGGGGGTCTTTTGCCGAATATGTTTCTATCCATCACGCGGATGTGAACTTGGTTGCCTTACCAGAAAACATCGATTTCACCACGGCCGCCAGCCTTGGTTGTCGCTTTGTCACCTCATTTAGAGCAGTCGTTGATCAAGGAAAAGTCAGCGCGGGTCAGTGGGTAGCCGTACATGGCTGTGGCGGTGTTGGCTTATCAGCGATCATGATCGCCAACAGTATTGGCGCAAATGTCATTGCTATCGATGTGACAGACGACAAGCTCGCGCTAGCAAAAGCCTTAGGCGCTTACGCAACCATTAACGCCACCAAGGTGGCCGATGTTGCCGAAGCCATTAAAGAAATCTCCCACGGTGGCGCTCATGTTTCTCTCGATGCACTGGGCCATCCTACCACCTGCATCAACTCCATTAAGAGCTTAAAAAAACTAGGAAAACACGTTCAAGTAGGCTTGCTGTTAGCGGAACAAGCCACACCACCAATTCCAATGAATTTGGTCATTGCGCATGAATTAGAAATCATAGGCAGCCACGGTATGCAGGCGTTTCGTTATGACGCCATGCTCGCCATGATCAAGTCTGGCAAACTTAGTCTGGAAAAATTGCTGGGGCGAACCATTAGCTTAGAAGAGTCTATTGCCGCACTAACCAACATGGACAAAGCAAACCCACCGGGGGTGACTGTCGTCACGAGTTTCTAA
- a CDS encoding Lrp/AsnC family transcriptional regulator has product MVALDKVDTDIVRRMQQDGKLTNAKLASELSLSETPCWRRLKRLEEEGIITDYQANLDRRKLGFGVMAFVQLTCNQHDADTTQTFEQMIQGCDNVLSCHNTTGEADFLLQVVAKDLDDYSRFVDKVLRKLPGVSAIASNISLRELKSSTRLPI; this is encoded by the coding sequence ATGGTTGCATTAGATAAGGTAGACACTGATATTGTTCGGCGTATGCAGCAAGATGGCAAATTAACCAATGCTAAATTAGCCAGCGAGCTTTCGTTGAGTGAAACGCCCTGTTGGCGTCGACTAAAACGTTTAGAAGAAGAAGGTATTATTACCGATTATCAGGCGAATTTAGACCGACGAAAATTAGGTTTTGGTGTGATGGCATTTGTACAGCTCACTTGCAATCAGCATGATGCTGATACAACCCAAACTTTTGAGCAAATGATCCAAGGGTGTGACAACGTTTTGTCGTGTCATAACACGACTGGAGAGGCTGATTTTCTGTTACAAGTGGTGGCTAAAGATTTGGATGATTACAGCCGTTTTGTGGATAAAGTTCTCAGAAAATTGCCCGGTGTATCGGCCATTGCGTCGAATATTTCGTTGCGAGAATTAAAGTCCTCTACTCGTTTGCCAATATAA
- a CDS encoding GGDEF domain-containing protein has protein sequence MVSHYDHLIHIQDHSDVDLYELIPDVVWIFDLDKHGWWWGNSAALKFWGLNTLEELINKDLSGDTQGAKDRTAQTFELAATSGLTIDPWTTYPNGKPKTLYMRHRAVLVGPDKHRAIIAFINEEVNMGDIPENLLLVEAMRYTSVLVTSFNFAGDPIVENPAATEAYKHLSRQNFPEGNSFFTSRFSNLEEGQKVLAQAIEEKGGQWTCDVNTSVGCRKHSLDIRMTRHPLTGEFLLLMSEYDVSALHSALEAEKTAQDKLRQLAHYDAVTGIPSLHYLLEKEEELIAKAKLQKQLLSILYLDLDGFKQVNDNYGHEAGNQVLTSIAERLNAKVKDVGQIVRVGGDEFVIWIDRMNNRDEVLTLANDILNVVLEPVKIDDTNKTVQVSTSLGVAYYPDHGGDMKSLIQTADSTMYQVKKQGKSDLKVAV, from the coding sequence TTGGTAAGCCACTACGACCATTTGATCCATATACAGGATCATTCAGACGTCGATTTATATGAACTTATTCCTGATGTTGTATGGATTTTTGATCTTGATAAGCATGGATGGTGGTGGGGTAATTCTGCGGCGCTTAAATTTTGGGGGTTAAATACTCTTGAAGAGTTAATAAATAAAGATTTATCAGGTGACACCCAAGGTGCAAAGGACCGCACTGCACAAACATTCGAACTGGCTGCAACGTCTGGTTTAACGATTGATCCGTGGACAACTTATCCAAATGGCAAACCGAAAACGCTTTATATGCGTCATCGTGCTGTTCTTGTTGGGCCGGATAAACATCGCGCCATCATTGCTTTTATTAATGAAGAAGTGAATATGGGGGATATTCCAGAAAATTTGCTGCTGGTTGAAGCCATGCGTTATACCAGTGTATTAGTAACCAGTTTTAACTTTGCGGGGGATCCTATTGTCGAGAATCCTGCTGCCACGGAAGCTTATAAACACCTATCAAGGCAAAACTTTCCGGAGGGGAATTCCTTCTTTACCTCGCGTTTCTCCAACTTAGAAGAAGGCCAGAAGGTCTTAGCTCAGGCGATAGAAGAAAAAGGCGGACAATGGACGTGTGATGTCAATACCTCAGTAGGTTGCCGTAAGCACAGTTTAGATATTCGTATGACGCGCCACCCTTTAACGGGAGAATTCCTATTATTGATGTCTGAGTATGATGTTTCTGCTTTGCATTCGGCTTTAGAAGCAGAGAAAACCGCCCAGGATAAATTACGCCAGCTGGCACATTATGATGCTGTAACAGGCATTCCATCATTACATTATTTGTTAGAGAAAGAAGAAGAGTTGATTGCTAAAGCGAAACTGCAAAAGCAGTTATTGTCTATCTTATATTTGGATTTAGATGGCTTTAAACAGGTAAATGACAATTATGGTCATGAAGCAGGTAATCAAGTTTTGACCAGCATTGCTGAAAGGCTGAATGCAAAAGTGAAAGACGTGGGGCAAATAGTCAGGGTAGGTGGTGATGAATTTGTTATTTGGATTGATCGTATGAATAATCGGGATGAAGTACTGACATTAGCTAATGATATTCTAAATGTGGTTCTCGAACCGGTTAAGATTGATGATACCAATAAAACGGTTCAAGTTAGCACTAGCCTTGGAGTTGCATATTACCCTGATCATGGCGGAGATATGAAATCACTGATACAAACCGCTGATAGCACAATGTATCAGGTAAAAAAACAGGGAAAATCCGATTTGAAAGTAGCTGTTTAG